From Halomicrobium salinisoli, the proteins below share one genomic window:
- a CDS encoding Na+/H+ antiporter subunit E yields the protein MKTRTWPVFGVALAVLLVFVRGVQPTAEAVAGQFLFGLAVGLPIAYLFRRFYPDRVDPVHGVRALPYVALYLLAFLREVVVANFDLAYRALAPGPPLHPEVIYVPLRVETDLGVTSIANTVTLTPGTVTLDYDDERNAIYVHVIDERDLADVVAAIREWEDYALVALDERRRPDDEAGDVIVTGGEGGGD from the coding sequence ATGAAGACGCGCACCTGGCCGGTGTTCGGCGTCGCGCTCGCCGTGTTGCTGGTGTTCGTCCGCGGCGTCCAGCCCACCGCAGAGGCGGTCGCCGGCCAGTTCCTGTTCGGACTGGCCGTCGGACTGCCCATCGCGTACCTGTTCCGGCGGTTCTACCCCGACCGGGTCGATCCGGTCCACGGCGTCCGGGCGCTCCCGTACGTGGCGCTGTACCTCCTCGCCTTCCTCCGCGAGGTCGTCGTCGCCAACTTCGACCTCGCGTACCGGGCGCTCGCGCCGGGCCCGCCGCTGCACCCCGAGGTTATCTACGTCCCGCTGCGGGTCGAGACGGACCTGGGGGTCACGAGCATCGCGAACACGGTCACGCTCACGCCCGGGACGGTCACGCTGGACTACGACGACGAGCGCAACGCCATCTACGTCCACGTGATCGACGAGCGGGACCTGGCCGACGTCGTGGCCGCCATCCGCGAGTGGGAGGACTACGCGCTCGTGGCGCTGGACGAGCGGCGCCGCCCGGACGACGAGGCCGGCGACGTCATCGTCACCGGAGGTGAGGGCGGTGGCGACTGA
- a CDS encoding monovalent cation/H+ antiporter complex subunit F yields MATEAPAPVLELAVRAALLLTAGLSVLAAYRVVAGPTIPDRVVGLDAIATNVVAIAVLFAILTGRVLFVTVSLVLAIIGFIATVTVAKFVVEGDIIE; encoded by the coding sequence GTGGCGACTGAGGCGCCCGCCCCGGTGCTCGAACTGGCGGTCCGGGCGGCGCTGCTGCTGACCGCCGGCCTCTCCGTCCTGGCCGCCTACCGCGTCGTCGCGGGGCCGACCATCCCGGACCGGGTCGTCGGCCTCGACGCCATCGCGACGAACGTCGTCGCCATCGCCGTCCTGTTCGCCATCCTGACCGGCCGGGTCCTGTTCGTCACGGTCTCGCTCGTGCTCGCGATCATCGGGTTCATCGCGACCGTCACGGTCGCGAAGTTCGTCGTCGAGGGGGACATCATCGAGTAA
- the mnhG gene encoding monovalent cation/H(+) antiporter subunit G, which produces MAATLTTWIEIALIAVGAFFLTVGTIGLLRFPNVYNRMHATSKPTTLGTATVFLAGFVHFGPGDGLPALVGIAFLFLTVPTGAHMIARSAKRMGIPFESNVTWPELPGTPEDDEDD; this is translated from the coding sequence ATGGCCGCCACGCTCACCACCTGGATCGAGATCGCACTGATCGCCGTCGGCGCCTTCTTCCTGACCGTCGGCACCATCGGCCTGCTGCGGTTCCCGAACGTGTACAACCGGATGCACGCGACGAGCAAGCCCACGACGCTGGGGACGGCGACCGTCTTCCTCGCCGGGTTCGTCCACTTCGGCCCCGGCGACGGCCTGCCGGCGCTGGTCGGCATCGCCTTCCTGTTCCTGACGGTCCCCACGGGCGCGCACATGATCGCCCGCTCGGCCAAGCGGATGGGCATCCCCTTCGAGTCCAACGTCACCTGGCCCGAGCTGCCCGGGACGCCGGAGGACGACGAGGACGACTGA
- a CDS encoding CTP-dependent riboflavin kinase: MAETARGVGYAELATLKLLAVEGALDGEQKVSCADLADELDASNQTASRRLQRLEEAGLVERDIVSDGQLVAITGTGEQRLQREYADYRRIFEGASGVDLTGVVTSGMGEGRHYITLPGYMEQFIDKLGYEPFAGTLNVDLVGESVRRRARLGAVEPVTIEGWEDDERTYGPAYCYPASVVGGDGEYEPAHVIAPERTHHGEDQLEIIAPEKLRKVLGLADGDEVTIHVEE; encoded by the coding sequence ATGGCAGAGACAGCGCGGGGCGTCGGGTACGCCGAGCTTGCGACGCTGAAGCTGCTCGCGGTCGAGGGAGCCCTCGACGGCGAGCAGAAGGTCTCCTGTGCCGACCTGGCCGACGAGCTAGACGCCTCGAACCAGACCGCCTCCCGGCGCCTCCAGCGCCTGGAGGAGGCCGGGCTGGTCGAGCGCGACATCGTGAGCGACGGCCAGCTGGTGGCGATCACCGGGACGGGCGAGCAGCGCCTCCAGCGGGAGTACGCCGACTACCGGCGGATCTTCGAGGGGGCATCGGGTGTCGACCTGACCGGCGTGGTCACCTCGGGCATGGGCGAGGGGCGGCACTACATCACCCTCCCGGGGTACATGGAGCAGTTCATCGACAAGCTCGGCTACGAGCCCTTCGCCGGGACGCTGAACGTCGACCTCGTCGGCGAGAGCGTCCGCAGGCGGGCGCGGCTGGGCGCCGTCGAGCCGGTCACCATCGAGGGCTGGGAGGACGACGAGCGCACCTACGGGCCAGCCTACTGCTACCCGGCCTCCGTCGTCGGCGGCGACGGCGAGTACGAGCCCGCGCACGTCATCGCCCCCGAGCGGACCCACCACGGTGAGGACCAGCTAGAGATCATCGCGCCGGAGAAGCTCCGCAAGGTGCTCGGGCTGGCCGACGGCGACGAGGTGACGATCCATGTCGAGGAGTAG
- the ribB gene encoding 3,4-dihydroxy-2-butanone-4-phosphate synthase, translating into MSRSSDRAAGAVEDAVAAFGRGRPVLVHDAADREGETDLIYPADAVEPADVARMRNDAGGLVCVALPDDVAATYELPFVRGELDHPAADGHDVDYDERSSFSITVNHRDTFTGITDEDRALTITALAGAAADVRDAAPGATPDADDFAASFRSPGHVHLLRAAPGGLADRRGHTELGLALADATDRPPGVVVCEMLDDESGEALSPGAARAYADREGLAYVEGAALVDRFV; encoded by the coding sequence ATGTCGAGGAGTAGCGACCGCGCCGCCGGGGCCGTCGAGGACGCCGTCGCCGCGTTCGGACGGGGCCGGCCGGTGCTGGTCCACGACGCCGCCGACCGCGAGGGCGAGACGGACCTGATCTACCCGGCCGACGCCGTCGAACCGGCGGACGTCGCTCGCATGCGCAACGACGCCGGCGGTCTGGTCTGCGTGGCGCTCCCCGACGACGTGGCCGCGACCTACGAGTTGCCGTTCGTCCGCGGGGAACTCGACCACCCCGCCGCCGACGGCCACGACGTCGACTACGACGAGCGCTCCTCCTTCTCGATCACGGTCAACCACCGCGACACCTTCACCGGCATCACCGACGAGGACCGCGCGCTGACCATTACGGCGCTGGCGGGGGCCGCCGCGGACGTCAGGGACGCCGCGCCCGGCGCGACGCCCGACGCCGACGACTTCGCGGCGTCGTTCCGCTCGCCCGGCCACGTTCACCTCCTCCGGGCCGCGCCCGGCGGGCTGGCGGACCGCCGCGGTCACACGGAACTCGGGCTGGCCCTGGCGGACGCGACCGACCGCCCGCCCGGGGTCGTCGTCTGCGAGATGCTCGACGACGAGTCCGGCGAGGCGCTCTCGCCCGGCGCCGCGAGGGCCTACGCCGACCGCGAGGGCCTGGCCTACGTCGAGGGCGCGGCGCTGGTCGACCGGTTCGTCTGA
- a CDS encoding GTP cyclohydrolase IIa produces the protein MIQATLFQLDNYGPWTTTPAPRREMDLQTLQSRLYADVASAVGRHDGYAFYTRGDNVVAFTGGMDREDHRALQRTVRNRYPVTLSAGVGGGATPLDAVADATERLQAAGSAQDADRTEVLSGDPVDANEEFHVAHYDVVDATGRYTDSRDAFGAYLTVSRVYAAVAEKLYREDDALAFFVGGDNVIAVCPSLSRSTYREHVDAVAEETGVELRVGVGAGTRAVAAGSTAKEALELAREDEVSVVCGGEVAAEART, from the coding sequence ATGATCCAGGCGACGCTGTTCCAGCTCGACAACTACGGGCCCTGGACGACGACGCCGGCCCCGCGCCGCGAGATGGACCTCCAGACGCTCCAGTCGCGCCTCTACGCCGACGTCGCCTCGGCAGTCGGCCGGCACGACGGCTACGCCTTCTACACGCGGGGCGACAACGTCGTCGCCTTCACCGGCGGGATGGACCGCGAGGACCACCGCGCGCTCCAGCGGACCGTCCGGAACCGCTACCCCGTCACGCTCAGCGCCGGCGTCGGCGGCGGGGCGACGCCCCTGGACGCGGTCGCCGACGCGACCGAGCGCCTCCAGGCCGCCGGCAGCGCCCAGGACGCCGACCGGACCGAGGTGCTCAGCGGCGACCCGGTCGACGCGAACGAGGAGTTCCACGTCGCCCACTACGACGTCGTCGACGCGACGGGGCGGTACACCGACAGCCGGGACGCCTTCGGCGCCTACCTGACCGTCTCGCGGGTCTACGCCGCCGTCGCGGAGAAGCTCTACCGCGAGGACGACGCGCTGGCCTTCTTCGTCGGCGGCGACAACGTCATCGCCGTCTGCCCGTCGCTCTCGCGGTCGACCTACCGCGAACACGTCGACGCCGTCGCCGAGGAGACCGGCGTCGAACTGCGCGTCGGCGTCGGCGCCGGCACCCGCGCCGTCGCGGCCGGATCGACCGCGAAGGAGGCGCTCGAGCTGGCCCGCGAGGACGAGGTGAGCGTCGTCTGCGGCGGCGAGGTGGCCGCCGAGGCGCGGACGTAG
- a CDS encoding MFS transporter: MVAGRLGRLARFDALAAVAVLWFLGKFVRYALPPLFGTIDETYGVSRAALGGVFTAFMLVYALTQFPSGLLADRFGSVRVLAAGALVAAAGALALVVDSPFLVLVGAVALMGLGTGTYKTVSVELLARAYPARRGRTLGIFDTFGTFGGVAAPAVVVAVTALPPVLGAPWRTLFLLAGVATVGLAGVVVARVPPRLSGPDAAPAVTDGDDASDGSSTANPDGSSAADQGDRPDPGSLRTYLDLFRDVRFSAFVAVTVCFGFAYNGAVAFLPLYLTSETALSAATANLLFSALFVVSLVQLVSGEASDRAGALPVLAASLGVATAGFAAVLALSSTGGPLTLGAAVVALGLGSHGFRPVRGAYLMAILPDDVAGGGLGAVRTLLMGAGAVGPAVVGYVSEAVGFRPAFGLLAAALAAALALTLVLWALER, encoded by the coding sequence GTGGTAGCCGGACGGCTCGGCCGGCTGGCGCGGTTCGACGCGCTCGCAGCCGTCGCGGTGCTGTGGTTCCTCGGGAAGTTCGTCCGCTACGCGCTGCCGCCGCTGTTCGGCACCATCGACGAGACCTACGGCGTCTCGCGGGCGGCGCTGGGCGGCGTCTTCACCGCGTTCATGCTCGTCTACGCGCTCACCCAGTTCCCGTCGGGGCTGCTCGCCGACCGGTTCGGATCGGTCCGCGTGCTCGCCGCCGGGGCGCTGGTGGCGGCCGCCGGCGCGCTGGCGCTGGTCGTCGACTCGCCGTTCCTCGTCCTCGTCGGTGCCGTCGCGCTCATGGGACTGGGCACGGGGACGTACAAGACGGTCAGCGTCGAACTGCTCGCGCGCGCGTATCCGGCGCGTCGGGGGCGGACGCTGGGTATCTTCGACACGTTCGGCACCTTCGGCGGCGTCGCAGCGCCGGCCGTGGTGGTGGCCGTCACCGCGCTGCCGCCCGTCCTCGGCGCGCCCTGGCGGACGCTGTTCCTGCTGGCCGGCGTCGCGACCGTGGGGCTGGCGGGGGTCGTCGTCGCCCGGGTGCCCCCGCGGCTGTCCGGACCAGATGCGGCGCCAGCGGTAACCGACGGCGATGACGCGTCGGACGGTTCGTCGACGGCGAATCCGGACGGCTCGTCGGCCGCGGATCAGGGCGACCGCCCCGATCCGGGCTCGCTGCGGACCTACCTCGACCTCTTTCGCGACGTGCGCTTCTCGGCGTTCGTCGCCGTGACCGTCTGCTTCGGGTTCGCCTACAACGGCGCCGTCGCCTTCCTGCCGCTGTACCTCACCAGCGAGACCGCGCTCTCGGCGGCGACGGCGAACCTGCTGTTCTCCGCGCTGTTCGTCGTCAGCCTGGTCCAGCTGGTCAGCGGCGAGGCCAGCGACCGGGCGGGCGCGCTGCCCGTGCTCGCGGCGTCGCTGGGCGTCGCGACGGCGGGGTTCGCCGCGGTGCTGGCCCTCTCGTCGACGGGCGGGCCGCTGACGCTCGGGGCCGCCGTCGTCGCGCTCGGCCTCGGCTCCCACGGGTTCCGCCCGGTCCGCGGCGCCTACCTGATGGCGATCCTCCCCGACGACGTCGCCGGCGGCGGGCTGGGCGCGGTGCGGACGCTGCTGATGGGCGCCGGCGCCGTCGGGCCGGCCGTCGTCGGCTACGTCTCCGAGGCCGTCGGTTTCCGGCCCGCGTTCGGCCTGCTGGCTGCGGCGCTGGCCGCGGCGCTGGCGCTGACGCTGGTGCTGTGGGCCCTGGAGCGGTGA